GATGCGCAGCACATTGACGCCATAGCGGCGGAATTTCCGCAGCCATTCCCGGCGGATTTCTTCTGAACGGTTGAATTCCGCGTTATAAATGGCGTTGAAAAAACTGACCCCAGTGAACTCGAACGGCTTCCCATCCAGCGTAAATTCCGTCCCCCGCACCCCCAGCACGGGCCCGGGCTCCTGCGCGAAAACGGGCAGAACTGCGAAGGCCAGAAGAACGGCGGCGCCGGCGGTCCGCATCGGCCGCCATTCTACTCCCTCTCGTGCGCCGCACCAACCAGCCCGTTCCGCGAGCCGCAGCCTCATGGCTCGGGAAACCGCACTTCCCACTGACCCTGTTCCACCCAATCCTACTCTTTGCCGTCGCGGCTCGTCACCTGCGTGAACAGCTTTTTTCTGCCCGAATGCGGCGGCAGAAGCGCCAGACCGAACAGGACCCGCCACTCGTTGGCGCGAGGTCCATGCACTCAATCCCGCCCAGCCAGCGGAAAGGACCGGCGGGCTTCCCGCGATCAATTCCTCAAAAGACCAAAACTCCGGTCCGGGGCGTTTTCGGTTCCTGCCCCCCACGGCTCACGCCGCGCTCTTGCTCACTCCCAGCAGCCGGATGAATTTCCTCAGCCACGCTGGATGCGCCGGCCACGCCGGAGCTGTCACCAGATTGCCGTCCTCCACTGCCTCCGTCACCGGCACTTCCACATACGTGCCGCCGCACGACGTTACCTCCGGCCCCACCGCCGGATAGCAGGTCAGCTTTCTTCCCTTCAGGACGCCCGCGGCTGTCAGCACCTGAATCCCGTGGCAGATGGCCGCCACCGGTTTGTCCGCATCAAAAAAATGCCGGGTGATGTCCAGCACGCGCGGATTCAGCCGCAGATACTCGGGCGCGCGCCCGCCCGGAATGACCAGCGCATCGTAGTCCGACGGCAGCACCACATCGAATCCATGGTTCAGCACAAAATCGTGTCCGCGTTTTTCGCTGTACGTCTGGTCGCCCTCGAAATCATGCACCGCCGTGCGGACCTTATCCCCCTGCTTCTTGCCCGGACACACCGCATGCACCGTGAAGCCCAGCATCTGCAGGGCCTGGAAAGGAACCATCGCTTCGTAGTCTTCCACGTAATCGCCCACCAGCATCAGGATCTTTTTCGCCATGGCGCGCTCCTTTCGCCCTCACTCTACCCGAACCCGCGCTCCGGAGGAAGCCCGCGTCAGCGTGCGATAGAATGCGCCCGCGGAGGACTCATCATGAACCAGAACACGGGCGATGGCGCCAGCCGCCGCTCCTTCCTCGCCTCCTCGGCTGCCTGGCTACCGGCAGGCCTCAGCGTGCACGTCGCCGCTTCGTCCGTATTCCGCGTCGGCGTCATCGGCTGCGGCGGGCGCGGCGAAGCCGCCGCCATCAATGCCATACGCGCCGGCAAAGACGTCCGCATCACGGCCCTCGCTGACATCCTGCGCGACCGCTGCGAAGAGAAGCGCACCTCCCTGAAACTCAAATTCCCCGATCAGGTCGACGTCCCCGACGACCGCATCTTCACGGGCTTCCAGGCCTACCGGCACGTCATCGAATCGAGCGACGTCGTCATCATCGCCAACGCCGCCAAGTTCCACCCGCTCCACCTGAAGGCCGCCGTCGAAGCCGGCCGCCACGTCTTCGTCGAAAAGCCCCACGCCATCGACCCCGCCGGCATCCGCATGGTGGAAGAGGCCTGCCAGCTCGCCCGTCAGAAACGGCTCTGCGTCGTCAGCGGCCTCCAGTCCCGCTACCACCCCGGCTACATCGAAACGATGGAGAAGGTCCATGCGGGCCTCATCGGCGACATCGTCGCCATCCAGGAAACGTGGCTCCGCCCGCCCTATGTCGTCCGGCAACGCCGCCCCAGACAGAAAGAACTCGAATTCCAGGCCGCCAACCAGTACCACTTCCACTGGCTCTCCGGCGACGACGTCCCGCAGACCCTCATCCACAACCTCGACCGCTCTTCCTGGGCTCTCGGCAACGCCGCTCCGCTCCGCTGTTGGGGCATGGGCGGCCGCTCCACTCTCAAGGGCGAAGAGTTCGGCTCCGTCTTCGATCACCACGCCGTCGTCTACGAGTTCCCCCGCGGCGTCCGCGTCTACGCCTTCTGCCGCACCATCGACAACTGCTACAACGAAAACTCCTCCCTCATCCTCGGCGCCAAAGGCCGCTGCGATCTGCTCAACCTCCGCATCACCGGCGAAACCAGCTGGTCCAGCTCCCAGCCGCCGTCGAAGAACAACGCCTACGATCTCGAACACGTCGCCCTGTTCGAGGCCATCCGTTCCGGCAAGCCCCTCAACAACGGCGACTACATGGTCCGCTCCACCCGCATCGCTGTCATGGGCCAGCTCGCCTGCTACACGGGGCAGGAACTCACCTGGGAGCGCGTCGAAAAGTCGAACTTCTATTACCCGCCGCGCCCCGAAGAAGTCCACGAAGACACCGAGCCGCCCATCTGGCCCCAGGCCGACGGAACCTATCCTGTCTTCACCCCGGGAATCACGCGCCTCCTGTAAAATTCCGCCGCATGACTGCACCGCGCTGATTCCCCCCGGCCCTGGCCGGGCGCTGCATCCAGGCGCCGACGCCGGCCTCCCCCATCCCGCCCCGCTCCGCACACAATAGAGAAATGGCGCGCAGACTCCTCCTCGCCCTGCTTCTCCTCGCCGCGGCCCTCCCCGCCCAGCGGCTCGCCATCACCGGCGCCCAGGTCATCGACGGCACCGGCGCGCCGCCCCGCCGCCTCACCGTCCTCATCGAACAGGACCGCATCGCCGCCGTTGGCGAAAACCTTCCGATCCCTCCCGGCACGCCCGCCATCAATGCCGAAGGCCACACGCTCCTGCCCGGACTGTTCGATCTCCACACCCACCTGCTCGCCTCCGGCGGCGCGAAAGACGTCGATTGGGCCAAGGCTCTCAAGCTCTACCTCGCCCACGGCGTCACCACCGTCGTCGATCTCAGCACCTATCCTGAACAGTTCGAGCCCATGCGCCGCCTGTTCGCCGCTGGCCTCGAAGCCCCGCGCGTCCACATGGCGGCCCGTTTCACCACGCCTCTCGGCCACGGCATGGAAGGCGGCCGCGGCGACTTCCACACCCAGCTCGTCCTCACCCCCCGCGAAGCCCGCAACGCCGTCCGCCGCTTCGCTCCCTACAAGCCCGACCTGCTCAAAGTCTTCACCGACGGCTGGCGCTACGGCGCCGAGCCTGACATGACCTCGATGGAAGAGGAAACCCTCCGCGCTCTCGTTGAAGAAGCCCATCAGCTCGGCCTCAAGGTCGTCACTCACACCGTCACCGTCCGCCGCGCCCGCGAAGCCGCGCGCGCTGGCGTCGACATCATCAATCACGGCATCGGCGACGGAGTCCTCGATGCCGACACCCTCCGCCAGATCCTCGAATCCGGCACCGGGTACGTCCAGACGCTCGCCGTCTACGAACCCCGCGGCGCCAAAGTCATCCCCGCGCGCCAGCGCCGCTGGGCGCACCTGATGGCCAACTGCTCGCTGGCCCGCTCCTCCGGACTTCTGAACGGCGCCGGCACCGACGCCGGCATGCCCGGCACGCCTCACGGCGAGTCCACTCTGCACGAGCTTGAACTCATGGTCAACTGCGGCTTCACTCCGCTCGAAGCGATCACCGCCGCCACTGCCACCAGCGCGCGCCTTCTCGGCACGCCGGACCGCGGCCGCATCCAGCCTGGTCTGTTCGCCGATCTGGTCCTCGTCGAGGGCAACCCCGCCGAGCGCATCTCCGATCTCCGCCGCGTCCGCCGCATCTGGCTCGGGGGCAGGGAACTGAACCGCGAGCAGCTCCTTGCCGCCATCTCCAGACCCGGCCCTTCGCCGCTCCCTCTCACGGGCGGTCCGGCGCCGGAGCTGCTAGATGACTTCGAATCCGAAAACGGCCGCTCCCGCCTCGATACGCTCTGGATCAACCGCACCGACGCAGGGCTCGATTTCTCGCGGATGACCTACCACCGCACGCAGCGCGCGCCCGGCAATCACTGCCTCACGGTGCTCGCCGAAATGAGCGACAAGGACCGCCCGCTGGCCGCAATGGTTCTGCCGCTGTCGAAAGGCGCCGTCCTGCCCGTCGATCTCGGCTCGTGGCAGGGCGTCGAATTCGAGGCCCGCGGCGACGGCCCCTTCCAGCTTCTGCTGCGCTGGCGCGGCGGCGAAGCCAGCGCTCCCTTTGAAGCCTCCGCCGCCTGGCAGCGCGTCCGCATCCCTTTCGCCGCTTTCGCAAAGCCGGATCTCAAGGAAACAATTTCGCTTGAATTTGTCATTGCGCGACCGGCCGGCCGCAAGGCCCTCCTCGAACTCGACAACGTGAGGCTTTACCGGTGACCGGACGCACGGACCTCCTCGCTCTGCTTCGCGCCCACACGCCCTGGGACGCCCGCGAAGCCGCCATGCTCGCCCGCATCATCGCCTTTGTCGAAGCCCACGAAGACTGCTTTGAGCGGTCCCTGCTGATCGGCCACGTCACCGGCTCGGCCTGGGTCGTCAATCCCGAGCGCACCCACGCCCTGCTCGTCCACCACCGCCGCCTCGACCGCTGGCTTCAGCCCGGCGGCCATTGCGACGGCAGCCCGGATGTGCTCGCCACCGCCCTGCGCGAAGTTCTCGAAGAAACCGGCATCGAAGCCCGCCCGGTCGCAAGAGCCGTGTTCGACGTCGATGCTCACGACATCCCCGCGCGCGGCGCGGAGCCCGCCCACGTCCACTACGACATCCGCTTCCTCGCCGAAGCGCCGCTGTCGCAGCAGCCTGTCGTCAGCCCGGAGTCGCGCGATGTCCGTTGGGTCGCACTCGGCGACATCCCTTCGCTTGGAACCGACTCTTCCGTCCTCCGCCTGGTCGAAAAAACACGTCCGTCCTCATCTGTTCGGGACCGTTGACACCGCCGCGCGCGCGCCGTAGGATCGAGACGTACAGTTGAAAGCGGTGGAGTCCGCTTCCCGCCGTTGCCAACAACGGCCAATGACTCCTGCAGCAGGTGGACTGCGGGGTCGTTGGCCGGCCCGGCAGCCACCCAGGACAATCTGACGCAAGGAACCGCCCGATGGAACAGGTATGGTTCGTCGCAGCGCTGTGGCTGCTGCTGGCTCTCATCGCCGTGCTTGCCGCGCATTGGACCGGCATCTCCACCGCGCTTTCCGAGATCGTCGTCGGCACCGTGGCGCAGCTCGTCATTGGCATGCTGCTCGGGCGCGAAGCGCTGGGCGCAAAGGCAGGCTGGGTAACGTTTCTCGCCGGCACCGGCGCCGTCGTGCTCACCTTTCTCGCCGGAGCCGAACTCGACCCGGAAGTCTTCCGCATGAAGTGGCGCGAAGCCCTCGGCGTCGGCCTCGCCGGCTTCCTCGCGCCTTTCTTTGGCGCCGCGCTCATCGCGCACTATCTGCTGGGCTGGGGCTGGATGCCCTCCTGGCTCGCCGGCGTCGCGCTCTCCACCACCTCCGTCGCGGTTGTTTACGCCGTCATGCTCGAGCTCGGCTTCAACCGCACCGAATACGGCAAGGCCATCCTCGCCGCCTGCTTCGTCAACGATCTCGGCACTGTCCTCGCGCTCGGCTTCATCTTCGCCCCGTTCACCTGGAAGACGCTCGTCTTCGCCGCCCTCTGCGCCGTGGTTCTGTTCGCGCTGCCATTCCTCACACGCTGGTTCTTCGACCGCTATGGCGGCCGCGTCTCGGAGATGGAAACCAAATACCTTCTCTTCCTCCTGTTCGGCATGGGCGGTGTCGCCGCCTGGGCCGGCAGCGAGGCCGTGCTCCCCGCCTACCTGATCGGCATGATGCTGGCCGGCACTGTCGGACGCGACCATTTCCTCGTCCGCCGCCTCTGCACCCTCACCTTCGGCCTGCTCACGCCCTTCTACTTCATCCGCGCCGGCAGCTTCGTCTCCATTCCCGCCCTGCTCGGCGCGCCGCTCGTCTTCTTCGCCCTGTTCGGCGCGAAAATGGCGTCCAAGCTCGCCGGACTCCTCCCTGTCGTCCGCGCCTTCGGCTACGAACGCAAGGAAGGAACATATTATTCCCTCATGATGTCCACCGGACTCACCTTCGGCACCATCTCCGCGCTGTTCGGCCTCAACCACGGCGTCATCGACCAGAACCAGTACTCGCATCTTGTAGCCGCTGTCATCGGCAGCGCCGTCATCCCAACGGCCATTGCCAACGCGCGCTACCTCCCCGTTCATCTGCTGCCGGAAGAAGAACGCCGCCTCCGCGAGTCCGCTTACGGAGAGCCGGAAGGAGAATTGGATGTCTAGTCAAGGATTGCCATCCCCCCAGGAGGCCCCATGCTGAAACGCGGCCCTGCCAAGAAAGTCATCATCTACATCAACGAAGACACGCAGCACCACGCCACCGCCCTGCACGACGCCATCATGACCTACCTGCTCAACCATGGCGTCTCCGGCGCCACTTCCACCCGCGCCTACGCAGGCTTTGGCGCCAGCCAGACGTTGCACACGCCGAAGATCGAGGTGCTCTCCCAGCACCTCCCTCTCCGCATTGAATTTGTCGAGACTCCTGAAAAGGTGGAGGAACTGCTCCCCACCCTCTACGACATGGTCACCGACGGCCTCATCGAAGTCCACGACACGTTCGTCGTCAAGGCCGCCCGCAGGACCCCCAAGCCCGAGCCGAAACTCCCGCACCTGAAAAAACAGGCTCCCGCCCGGCTCCTCCGCGTCTTCCTTGGCGAGGCCGACCGCTGGCACGGCGAGCCCCTCTACGACGCCATCGTCAAGAAGCTCCGCATGCTTGAAATCGCTGGCGCCACCGTCTACCGCGGCATTCTCGGCTACGGCGCCAAGGGCCACGAACACAAGGGCAGCTTCTTCCACCCGACGCGCGACCTGCCCGTCATGATCTCCGTCATTGACGAGCCCGACAAAATCGCCCAGGCAGTCGAAGCCATCGAACAGATGCTCGACGACGGCCTCATCGTCATCTCCGACGTCGATATGGTCCGCCTCCTCCGCGGAGGCGTCAGCACGGAGCAGTCCCATGCAGGCGGCCCAACCAGCTAAGCTCCTCCGCATCCACATCTCCGCCGGCGACCGCTGGCAGGGCAAGCCCCTGTACGAAGCCATCGTCGCCCGCTGCCGCGAGCTCAAAATCGCCGGCGCCACCGTCTTCCGCGGACTCGAGGGCTACGGCGAGACCGCCATGCTGCACCGGCACCACCTCGCCCGCGCCGACGAGCCCATTCTCATCGCCGTGGTCGATTCCGCTGAAGCCATCGAACGCCTCATTTCCGGGATTGAACCGATGATCGACACCGGCCTCATCGCCGTTTCCCCGGTCGAAGTGATCCGTGTCCAGAAAAAGTCCCAATCCGGCGAGCCTTCCGGCCGGTAGCCACGGCTGCGGCGCCTCTCCGCTGCTTCCGCTCGTCGGAAGGCAGCGCGAACTCCGCCGTCTTCAGGCTCTGTTCGCATCCGGCAACCGCGTCCTGGTTCTCGGACCCCGCGGCATCGGCAAGTCCCGCCTCATCGCCGAAGCCGCCGCCGCTTCCGGCGTCGAGCCAGTCCGGGTCTCCACGCACGGCCCCCCGCAGGAACTCTTCCGGCAACTGCTGCCATTGCTTTGCCCGGAAACATCTTCGCCCGTTTCTGTTCGCCGCCTCGCCAGCCAGGTCCTCCAGGCCAGAGTCCTCGCCGCCCTCCAGTCCCGCCCCCGCTGGATCTGGCTCGACGATCCTCCGCCCGCCAGCGCCCTCCTCTACCGGTTCTTCCAGCGCGTCTTGTGGATCCCCCGCTGCGGCCTCGTCGCCGCCGTGGAAAACCGCGCCCGGCTCGGCGCCCTCGCCCGTCTTCTTTACGATCCGCGTGAAGAGCTCCTTCTTGCCCCGCTCAGCCACGCCGAATCCGCGGCGCTTCTCGAGCACGCCATCCACGCCTTCGGCCTCGCCCTCCACGATTCGCCCGCCGAATTCCGCCTGCGCACCCTCGAGGCCGCCGGCGGCAACCCCGGCCGCATCGTCACCCTCTGCCGCCTCGCCGCCCAGCCGCAATATTGGCATGGCGGCCGGCTCATGTTCGCGCCTCTCTGGATCGATACTCTCACCCGACTGGCGTAGCGGCTACTCCGCCGGGCGGCGTCCTCAGGGCCTCTTCCGCACGCTCCAGCTCTTCCAGCCATTGCTCCAGCCGCGCCTGATGCTCCGCCTCCACCTCGCCCGCGGAAAGCAGCCGCGCGATCTCCGCGCGGAACACGCCGGCCTCGGCGTCGAACCGCTCCTGCAGCGCCTCCAGCTGCCGCAGCATCCACGCTTCGAGGCTCCGCGAGTACGCTTCCAGCGTCTTCCACACCGCGCCTCCCGCCCGCCGCTCCAGCCCCGCTGCCGCAATCCGGCTCCCTGCGCCCGGCAGTCCCGCCAGCTTCGGCAGCCGCACTTCCTCCGGCAGCATGTCCAGCCCCGGAACCGGCAACGCCCCCACTTCCGTGCACTCGAGACCCTGTCCTTCCGCTTCCGCGCCGGGCCGCATCACGTGACGCGCCATGTCCACCGCCGCCGCCAAAACGGCGCACAATTGTTTCAGGTGATGGTGGATCTCCTCTCCCGCCGCGCTGCAGACTTCCAGCGCCGCCGTGCGCAACTCTCCCCCGCAGGCGGCCCTGTCGCCCCACAGGCGCTTCTTCGCGATCCGCTCCGCGGCCAGCTCCAGCACTCTCCGGCCCTGTGCGCGCAGCGCGTCCACCATCTCCATCCCCTCGCGTCTCGATGATTCGAGACTCGCCGCCGCCCGCCGCAGCGCTCCTTCGATTCGCTCCAGTTCCGCCCGCGGAATCCGCCCCCGCCCTCCGTCCAGACGCCCGCGCAGCGCCGCCGCCACCGATGCCCGCAACGCGCGCGCCTTCCTCTCGAGCGACTCCGCCGCCAGCTCCCGGTGCCGCTCCAGCACCGGCCGCAGCATCGTCCTCTGCCACTCTTCCAGCAGCCCCGCATGCGCCTCTTCCACGCTCACCGCCGCCACCGGCACTTCGCGTCCCAGTTCCCGCGCCAGCACCCCGGCCGTATACACGCGCGCCCGTTCCAGGTCCCTCTCGTTCAGCAGATCCGCCTTGCTCAGCAGCACCATCGACGGCGTGCTCGCCCGCTCCAGCAGATCCAGCGTCGCCAGGTCTTCTTCGTTCATCGGCGTCACCGCCGTCACCAGCAGCAGTCCCAGGTCGCACCGCGGCAGATACGCCAGCGTCTCCGCCGCTCCCGATGTTGCCAGCGAGCCCAGCCCAGGCGTATCCACGAACACCAGGCCGTCGGACAGAATCGGGCTCGGCACCCTCACCACCAGCCGCAGCACTTCCCGCTGGTTCGCCGGATTCAGCTCCTCTGTGGCGAACAGCGGCAACTGTTCCACGCCCAGCCGCTCCACCCGCCCGCCGGCGAAGTAGACCGTCATCCCGGCTTCTTCCCCATATTGAATCCGCACCGGCACCGCCGTCACGGGCGTCACTCCCACAGGCAGCACGTCCATCCCCAGCAGCCGGTTCAGCAGCGACGACTTGCCGCTGCTCACCCGTCCGAACACCGCCAGCTCGAACGTTGGCGCCTCCAGCTTTTCCACCAGCCGTTGCAGCGCCGGACGGAACTCCGTCAGATCCTCCTCCCGGATCACCTTCTCGAGCGTCCGCAACAGCCCCGCCGTGTCGCTGCCCGCCCCGAACCGCGCCAGCCGTTCCTCGAGATCCGCGCCGGTTCCGCTCCGCAATTCCGATTCCAGCGTCGCCACCAGCGACTCAAGCTGGTTCGTTACTCCCCGCAGCGCCTCTTCCGCCTCCGGCGCCAGCCCGCCATAGCCCCGCAGATGCTCTGGCGCCATCTCCTGCACCGCGATCCGCACAAACGCCAGCGTCACCAGAATCGAGTGCAGCGCCCCGAACCGCGGACGCCCCCCGGCGCCGTCCACCTGCGCCGCCTCCAGGAACCGCCCCAGCTGCCGCCGGAACTGCGCGATCGACGACCGCACCAGCCGCGCCTGTTGCGGCGTCACATCCGGGTGATGGCGGCGGAACAGACGTCCCGCCTCCGCGCCCATCAGAATGTTCTCGATATCCGCCAGCAGCTTGTCCGCGTATTCGGCGTTGGCCAGGATCCGCCTCTGCTGGCTTTCGTTGAATGGCGCCGTGCCGCCCATCTCTCCTTCCTTTCAGGCTGGCCTCCCGCGCCGGCTTCATCCGGCTGCCCGGTTCCAGGTAGGAGTCATCTGCCCGGCCAGCGGGCGGTTCACGGCGAACTCCAACGCCTGCATCAAATATGACGCATCCGCGCCCGCTCTGGATACAGCCTTCTTCGCCCCCGTAATAGGTTTGTGTTATTGACGCATCGGCCGGCCCTGTGACGAAATGGTCAAGATGACAAACAGGGGTCTTGCCGCCGCCGCGGCTCTCTCCGCCTTTCTTGCCGCTGTCATCCTGAGTTTCGCCCAGGCGGGCTCCGAACAGCGCGAAGAGCGCCTTCAGCGCCTCCGCACCCTCGGCAAAGCCTATTACGAAAACCCCACCACCCAGAATGAAGCGGTCGAACAGTTCCGGTTGGTCGTGGAGATGAACCCCGGCTCTCTCATCGACCAGCTCAACTACGGCCTGGCCCTCCTCCGCGCCGGCAAAGTCGCCGATGGCGTGCACATCCTGGAAGAAGTCCAGAAAAAAGACCCCTCCATTCCCCACACGTGGTTCAACCTCGGCATCGAATACAAGCGCATGGGCGAGCCTCTGAAGGCCATCGCCCAGCTCGAACAGATGGCCCGCCTCGTTCCCGATGAACCCATCACCCACTACAACCTCGGCGTCCTCTACAAGGCCGAAGGCCGCATCGACGATGCCAACGCCAAATTCGAGCTCGCCGCGCAGCTCGATCCCAACTTCGCCGCGCCTCATTTCCAGCTTTTCAACTACTACCGCCAGCGCGGAGACCAGGAAAAGGCCAGGGAAAAACTGGCGAAATTCCAGGATCTGAAGCGCCGCCACGAGGAAGCGGGCACAGGAAATGAGGACGTTGAATGGAGCCTCTATTCCGAGATCTATGAAATCGTCCAGCCCGCTCCGCCCGACGCGCCTCCGGCCGAAATCCGTTTCGCCTCCCAGCCGTTGCCCGGCAAAGCCGGCGCCAATCCGCGTTTCATCGTGCTCGATTACGACGGCTCAGGCCAGGCAGACCTGCTTGCCGTTTCCTCCGCCGGTCTTCAGCTTTTCCGCCGCGGGGCGCAGCCTCTGGCGCAACCCGTCTTCGCGCAGCTGAAGGATGTCCACGGCGCGTTCGAAGGCGATTTCGACAACGACGGCCGCCCGGACCTCTGCGTCCTCTCCGCTCAGGGTCCCGTCATCCTGCACAACACGCCCAAAGGCTACGAAATCGCGAAATTCCAGCTCCCCCAGGGCCGCTTTGAATTCGCCGTCTGGGTTGATTACGACCATGATTACGACCAGGATCTGATCCTGTTCGGCGAAAAAACCGTCCTCCTGCGCAACCAGCTGCCGCAGGGATTTGCCGACCGCACCGACGACATTCCTTTCATCTCCGGCAAGGCCATAGAAGCCGTCGTCACGCGGATGATCCCGGACACCAAGTCCCACGACCTGATCGTCAGCTACGAAGGCCGGCCCGCCATGCTCTACCGCGACCGCCTCGGCGGCTTCTTC
This DNA window, taken from Bryobacteraceae bacterium, encodes the following:
- a CDS encoding protease, which encodes MAKKILMLVGDYVEDYEAMVPFQALQMLGFTVHAVCPGKKQGDKVRTAVHDFEGDQTYSEKRGHDFVLNHGFDVVLPSDYDALVIPGGRAPEYLRLNPRVLDITRHFFDADKPVAAICHGIQVLTAAGVLKGRKLTCYPAVGPEVTSCGGTYVEVPVTEAVEDGNLVTAPAWPAHPAWLRKFIRLLGVSKSAA
- a CDS encoding dehydrogenase, with protein sequence MNQNTGDGASRRSFLASSAAWLPAGLSVHVAASSVFRVGVIGCGGRGEAAAINAIRAGKDVRITALADILRDRCEEKRTSLKLKFPDQVDVPDDRIFTGFQAYRHVIESSDVVIIANAAKFHPLHLKAAVEAGRHVFVEKPHAIDPAGIRMVEEACQLARQKRLCVVSGLQSRYHPGYIETMEKVHAGLIGDIVAIQETWLRPPYVVRQRRPRQKELEFQAANQYHFHWLSGDDVPQTLIHNLDRSSWALGNAAPLRCWGMGGRSTLKGEEFGSVFDHHAVVYEFPRGVRVYAFCRTIDNCYNENSSLILGAKGRCDLLNLRITGETSWSSSQPPSKNNAYDLEHVALFEAIRSGKPLNNGDYMVRSTRIAVMGQLACYTGQELTWERVEKSNFYYPPRPEEVHEDTEPPIWPQADGTYPVFTPGITRLL
- a CDS encoding NUDIX hydrolase — protein: MTGRTDLLALLRAHTPWDAREAAMLARIIAFVEAHEDCFERSLLIGHVTGSAWVVNPERTHALLVHHRRLDRWLQPGGHCDGSPDVLATALREVLEETGIEARPVARAVFDVDAHDIPARGAEPAHVHYDIRFLAEAPLSQQPVVSPESRDVRWVALGDIPSLGTDSSVLRLVEKTRPSSSVRDR
- a CDS encoding potassium transporter Kef → MEQVWFVAALWLLLALIAVLAAHWTGISTALSEIVVGTVAQLVIGMLLGREALGAKAGWVTFLAGTGAVVLTFLAGAELDPEVFRMKWREALGVGLAGFLAPFFGAALIAHYLLGWGWMPSWLAGVALSTTSVAVVYAVMLELGFNRTEYGKAILAACFVNDLGTVLALGFIFAPFTWKTLVFAALCAVVLFALPFLTRWFFDRYGGRVSEMETKYLLFLLFGMGGVAAWAGSEAVLPAYLIGMMLAGTVGRDHFLVRRLCTLTFGLLTPFYFIRAGSFVSIPALLGAPLVFFALFGAKMASKLAGLLPVVRAFGYERKEGTYYSLMMSTGLTFGTISALFGLNHGVIDQNQYSHLVAAVIGSAVIPTAIANARYLPVHLLPEEERRLRESAYGEPEGELDV